TTTACCGGAAGGCCGGCCCGGAAGCAGCTGCAACCGGCCGGGCAAAAAGGGTTGCTATTGACAAAAGTGCGGGCCGGTGGTATTTTGGTGCTAGGATTTTTTTAGCACTCAAATCTTGCGAGTGCTAATTCAGGAAAAGTTGGTGGCGCCGGTGAAATTGAGTATGCGAAAGCAGCGGGTGCTCGAAGCAATTGTAGAGGATTACGTCATGACTGCGGAACCTGTCAGTTCGCGCGCCATTGCCCGCAAGTACCAGCTCGGCGTCAGCCCCGCAACAATTCGCAACGAAATGGCTGACCTGGAAGAGATGGGCATGATCGAACAACCCCATACCTCTGCTGGCCGTATTCCCTCACAGCAAGGTTATCGTTATTATGTAGACCGGCTGATGCGGAAAAGCTATTTAACGGCTCGGGAGGAGACTTTATTTCGTGCGGTCTTTGCCCAGCAGGCCTGGGAACTTGCAATGATTACGCAGCAGACGATAAAACTGGTGACCCAGCTTACCGATTACCTGGTTTTTTTATCAGGTCCTCAACTTGCGCACGCTGCTCTTCAGCGAATTCAGTTTATTCCACTCACTCCTGAGAAGGCTCTCTTGGTGATCGTTGCAGAAACCGGTTGGATTGAGAGCAAAATCGTCGAGCTTCCGGTGGAAGTCTCTTCCGGAGAGCTGGAGCGGATTACCGGTGTTTTTAATTCCTACTTCCGGGGTTTGAATTTTGCCCAGATTACGCGGACACTTTTGCAGAGCGTTTACAATGAACTGTCCAGGCAGCGCCAGATCATCGACCTTACCCTGGAAATTATCGAATCTGTCCTGAACCAGGATGCGGGCGAGGGCCTCTACCTGGGAGGGACACGCAATATCCTCAAGCAGCCTGAATATAAAGATATTCGGAATGTGCGCCAGCTTTTAGACCTCGTTGAAGAAGGAAGCATTTTCCGGACGATTTTAACGGAAACCGAACCGACGGGGGTTACCGTAAAGATCGGAAAGGAAAACAAGTACAGCGAAGTGCAAAACTACA
This region of Bacillota bacterium genomic DNA includes:
- the hrcA gene encoding heat-inducible transcriptional repressor HrcA, which codes for MRKQRVLEAIVEDYVMTAEPVSSRAIARKYQLGVSPATIRNEMADLEEMGMIEQPHTSAGRIPSQQGYRYYVDRLMRKSYLTAREETLFRAVFAQQAWELAMITQQTIKLVTQLTDYLVFLSGPQLAHAALQRIQFIPLTPEKALLVIVAETGWIESKIVELPVEVSSGELERITGVFNSYFRGLNFAQITRTLLQSVYNELSRQRQIIDLTLEIIESVLNQDAGEGLYLGGTRNILKQPEYKDIRNVRQLLDLVEEGSIFRTILTETEPTGVTVKIGKENKYSEVQNYSVVTGVYTLGGNVVGAFGLMGPMRMNYARAIAVVEYITQTLSEILSRSGPF